From Bacteroides uniformis:
TATACCAAGTGACCAACATGGAACCTATCGCACGTCTGTATGACGAGAATTGTGACGGCGGATACGGTGGTGCCATCCCCGGCATGAACATGAGCGATGCTGCCAACATGGTAGGTTATAATAACCTGATTGAGAACACCCGCGCCACAGATTACATCAAAGGATCGGGCTATCTGCAATATGAGCCCATCAAGGGACTGGTAATCAAGGCACAAGCAAGCCGTAGCCTCCTTTTCCGCGAAACCCGCGTATTCAAACCTACTTACGAACTGGGTGCCATGAAGTGGAACGAAAGCGCCTCACTATCACAGACCCGCACCAGAAGCGTCAACGACCTGCTGGAACTGACTGCCAACTACAACTTCACCATCAAAGACAGTCACGACTTCGCCTTCCTGCTGGGAGCTTCACAAGAAGAAAGCACTTACGACCTATTGGGTGCATCGGGTTCCGAATTCGAGAACAACGACATGGGCATTCTGGGCCAGGCACGCAAAGACTATGGTGTGCAAGGTGAAAAGACCCGTAGCGGCTTGCGTTCCGTATTTGGCCGTGTGAACTATAGTTGGAAAATGCGCTACATGTTAATGGCCTCGTTCCGCTATGACGGTTCTTCACGTTTTGCCGACGGTAACCAGTGGGGGTTCTTCCCCTCTGTATCAGTAGGCTGGAACATTGCCAACGAACCTTTCTGGGAAGATATGAAAGAAACAGTCAGCTCCTTCAAATTGCGTATGAGCTACGGCGCCCTCGGTAACCAATCGGTACCTCTCTATCTCTACATTCCCAAATTGGACTCCAACGCCGACAACATCAACTACCCCTTCGACGGCAAAGTCGTAAACCAGGGATATGCAGTACGTAGCCTCCCCTCAAGGAACATCAAGTGGGAAACTACCTTCTACAAAAACATCGGTGTGGACATGAGCCTATGGAACAACAAACTGGAATTCTCGATTGAAGGTTACATCAAGGACACCAAGGACATGCTTTCCGAAAAGAACATCAGTCTGTCTACCGGTTACGGTGCACTGACGGTGAACGACGGTGAACTGCGCACCACCGGTATGGAAATGCAACTGATTTACCACGGTAATGCAGGTAAGGACTTCAAGTATGACCTTGACTTCAACCTGAGCCACTTCAAGAGTAAACTGAAATCAATGGCAGACCCCAACTATATGTACGAATATGGTGCTTCACGTACCTACGTGGGTGGTTACTTCGGTGAATTCTGGGCTTACGAAACCGCAGGCATCATCCAAAATGAAGCAGAAGCCAAACTTTGGAAAGAATCACACGGACGCAAGGACAGCAAAGGCAACTGGATTCCCATGCAGCCCAACGCAGAACCCGGTGACCTCCGCTTCGTAGACCAAAACGGTGACGGCATGCTGGACAGCGATGACAAGAAGCTTCTGGGCAACGGTTGCCCCAAGGCCTCTATCGGCTTCAACGTAACACTGAATTACAAGAACTTCGATTTGGTAGCCAACTTCTACGGTGACCTCGGTGTAGACCGTTACAACTATACCAAATATCAATTGGAGCGTATGGATACCAAGTTCAACTATGGCAGAAACGCACTGAAAGCATGGACTCCGGAGAACCCCAACACCAACATTCCACGTGCCGTATACGGCGACCCGAACAAGAATGCTCGCACTTCCGACCGTTTCATCGAACGAGGCGACTTCTTCCGCCTGAACAACTTGCAACTGGGCTACAACCTGCCTGCTACAGTTTGTGGTAAGTTGGGCATCAGCAACCTCCGTTTCTATGTAGGTGGTACACGCATCTTTACCATCACCGGTTACAGTGGCTATGACCCCTCTACCAACGGTGGTATTGACCGCATGGGTTACGACTATGCTTCATCACCTCTATGCCGCACTTTCATGGCCGGTATTAAATTCGGATTTTAATTGAACCAAAACTTTAAAAAAGATGATTATGAAATTAAAGAATATATTATTGTGCGCCTCAGTCTTAGGAGGCCTGGCACTCTCTTCATGTACCGGAAATTTCCTGGATGAAGACAGAAACCCCAACTCACTGGACCCCGAAAACTTCTGGAAGAGCGAATCCGACATCCTCAAAGGACTTACCGCAGCCTACGCTGGACTACAGCCTACCATCGAATGGGCGCAACCTTTCGAACGCTACATTGTGATAGACAACTACCGCAGCGACGAGCTGGACTACCGCCCCGACGTGACCGCCTGGATGGAACTGGCCATGTACAACAACGAATCGACCAACTACGTGCCCAACGATGAATGGACCAACCTCTATACCAGTATCAACTATTGCAACCAGTGTCTGGACAACATTCCCAATGTGCCCGACAACGATGACGAAGGCATCAAGCAGACCAAAGCGACCAGTATTGCCGAGGCACGTTTTCTGAGAGCCTTCTACTACTACCGTCTCTTCATCAACTTCGGTGAAAGACTACCAATGTTCGAGCACGAACTCGAAGGTACCGAAGAGGAATTCTATCCTCCTCAGGTAGAAG
This genomic window contains:
- a CDS encoding SusC/RagA family TonB-linked outer membrane protein, whose translation is MSKSNYYKERVIQLLLFFAFMLPMGALAQNIQLNGTVTDVSGESVIGASVLEKGTTNGVITDIDGNFTLSVSPKATIIISYVGYAPQEIALNGRKELKVVLKEDTELLDEVVVIGYGTQKKSDVSGSVSSVSGDKLNNIPTANAETALQGMAPGLIVNFGSGAAGSTPSLQVRGVTTYGTDNSPLVIIDGVPGDMSFLNPEDIKSMSVLKDAATAAIYGARAAAGVILIETYRGTKSKPKITFSAYWGVDQIAKKLDVCNAEEFIHMAKMARTNAGQNPKNWPAYIAAYEQDPTQFGDTDWQDEYYRNGFTQKYNVGYTSGSENANVALSVFYSKNEAIVTGTGDEKYGFRLNSDMKRGKFKVGESVNYSRWESEMEANSGFPGIYQVTNMEPIARLYDENCDGGYGGAIPGMNMSDAANMVGYNNLIENTRATDYIKGSGYLQYEPIKGLVIKAQASRSLLFRETRVFKPTYELGAMKWNESASLSQTRTRSVNDLLELTANYNFTIKDSHDFAFLLGASQEESTYDLLGASGSEFENNDMGILGQARKDYGVQGEKTRSGLRSVFGRVNYSWKMRYMLMASFRYDGSSRFADGNQWGFFPSVSVGWNIANEPFWEDMKETVSSFKLRMSYGALGNQSVPLYLYIPKLDSNADNINYPFDGKVVNQGYAVRSLPSRNIKWETTFYKNIGVDMSLWNNKLEFSIEGYIKDTKDMLSEKNISLSTGYGALTVNDGELRTTGMEMQLIYHGNAGKDFKYDLDFNLSHFKSKLKSMADPNYMYEYGASRTYVGGYFGEFWAYETAGIIQNEAEAKLWKESHGRKDSKGNWIPMQPNAEPGDLRFVDQNGDGMLDSDDKKLLGNGCPKASIGFNVTLNYKNFDLVANFYGDLGVDRYNYTKYQLERMDTKFNYGRNALKAWTPENPNTNIPRAVYGDPNKNARTSDRFIERGDFFRLNNLQLGYNLPATVCGKLGISNLRFYVGGTRIFTITGYSGYDPSTNGGIDRMGYDYASSPLCRTFMAGIKFGF